From one Microbulbifer sp. A4B17 genomic stretch:
- a CDS encoding ATP-dependent Clp protease proteolytic subunit, with protein MGFLISGVPIFDNDYLTKAELSCSCCEKNYFNDEMLRCLIRVIERYRNPMVINSGYRCPNHNTRLNATMTHATGDTVHIAENTYYMVHNPSAGVHGDERALEKTKNMLAKVKTTMIGLYSSRTGMSDEETSQVLMGNQKDGDAAVLNIRPKFLLCDIADEGSAKVTLEPEFEVGESTKNNTTPNSVSNIAEAHL; from the coding sequence GTGGGTTTTTTAATTTCTGGCGTTCCCATATTTGATAACGATTATTTGACGAAAGCGGAGTTGTCTTGTAGCTGTTGTGAGAAAAATTATTTCAACGACGAAATGCTCAGATGCTTGATTCGAGTCATAGAGCGTTATCGCAATCCGATGGTTATTAATTCCGGTTACCGTTGTCCAAATCACAACACCAGATTAAATGCGACCATGACCCATGCCACCGGGGATACCGTTCATATTGCTGAAAATACCTATTACATGGTGCACAACCCAAGTGCTGGTGTTCATGGTGATGAACGCGCTCTGGAAAAAACCAAGAACATGTTGGCAAAAGTGAAAACTACTATGATTGGCTTGTATTCCTCGCGCACCGGAATGTCGGATGAGGAAACCAGCCAAGTATTGATGGGCAACCAAAAGGACGGTGATGCAGCAGTGCTTAACATCCGGCCCAAGTTCCTGCTTTGTGATATTGCTGATGAGGGTAGCGCAAAGGTTACTCTGGAACCCGAATTCGAAGTGGGCGAATCCACCAAAAACAACACTACTCCGAATAGCGTGAGCAATATTGCTGAAGCGCATCTCTGA
- the rfbA gene encoding glucose-1-phosphate thymidylyltransferase RfbA: MVVKGSSERKGIILAGGSGTRLYPLTKGVSKQLMAVYDKPMIYYPLTTLMLAGIRDILIITTPQEQVLYQRLLEDGAQWGINLSYAVQPSPDGLAQAFIIGRDHVGNNNSALVLGDNIFYAHSFSQTLQQADSRSDKATVFGYRVADPRAYGVVEFDDKGKAISLEEKPDNPKSNYAVTGLYFYDRQVCDIAKDIEPSTRGELEITDINKVYLEQDLLEVECLGRGSAWLDTGTHDNLLDAAHFVQTIERRQGQKIACPEEVAYRKGFINAEELETQIQPLMKSGYGKYLMQILVEHGEASSINERRYASGS, encoded by the coding sequence ATGGTTGTGAAGGGGTCTTCTGAACGGAAAGGAATAATATTAGCTGGAGGTTCTGGCACAAGGTTATACCCGCTGACCAAAGGGGTTAGTAAGCAGTTGATGGCGGTTTATGATAAACCAATGATTTATTATCCATTGACTACTCTTATGTTAGCCGGAATCAGAGATATTCTGATCATCACAACACCTCAAGAACAAGTGCTTTATCAGCGTTTGCTTGAAGATGGAGCACAGTGGGGAATTAACCTCTCCTACGCTGTACAGCCGTCTCCAGATGGGCTAGCTCAAGCTTTTATTATTGGTCGTGATCATGTAGGAAATAACAATAGTGCGCTTGTATTGGGCGACAATATTTTTTATGCCCATAGTTTTAGTCAAACCCTTCAGCAGGCAGATTCCAGATCGGATAAGGCTACTGTCTTTGGATATCGTGTAGCTGACCCCAGAGCTTATGGGGTTGTAGAATTCGATGACAAAGGAAAAGCTATTAGCCTTGAAGAAAAGCCGGATAATCCAAAATCGAATTATGCTGTTACTGGCTTATATTTTTATGACAGGCAAGTCTGTGATATAGCTAAAGATATTGAACCTAGTACGCGTGGTGAGTTAGAAATCACTGACATTAATAAAGTATATCTAGAGCAGGATCTTTTGGAGGTGGAGTGTCTAGGCCGTGGTAGTGCTTGGTTAGATACTGGTACACACGATAATTTACTAGATGCCGCACATTTCGTACAAACTATTGAACGTCGTCAAGGGCAGAAAATAGCCTGCCCAGAAGAAGTAGCCTACCGAAAAGGGTTTATTAACGCAGAAGAGCTAGAGACCCAAATTCAACCATTAATGAAAAGCGGCTATGGTAAGTATTTAATGCAAATATTAGTGGAACATGGCGAAGCCTCCTCAATAAATGAACGTAGGTATGCCTCTGGTTCGTAG
- a CDS encoding phage integrase Arm DNA-binding domain-containing protein: MARPKKPRMVGDTLLPDNLYPDSRGRENYWRYRRPDLTDKVFSASLEEAIRMAEQANAQRGIKVERKPAKAPDRASFAFHAARYMDWRAENDPRLPSKASWRNRCNALKRFGEDFEVIPIHKAKLADLRK, translated from the coding sequence ATGGCCAGACCAAAGAAGCCCCGTATGGTGGGTGATACTTTATTACCCGATAACCTATATCCAGATTCACGCGGGCGGGAAAACTATTGGCGCTATCGTCGCCCCGATCTAACGGATAAAGTATTCTCTGCATCCCTCGAAGAAGCCATTCGCATGGCTGAGCAGGCTAATGCTCAGCGAGGTATAAAGGTAGAACGCAAGCCGGCTAAAGCGCCTGATAGAGCGAGCTTTGCTTTCCATGCTGCGCGATATATGGACTGGCGAGCGGAGAATGACCCACGCTTACCCAGCAAGGCCAGCTGGCGCAATCGCTGTAACGCACTCAAACGATTTGGCGAAGACTTCGAAGTGATCCCCATTCACAAAGCCAAGCTGGCTGATCTGCGCAAGTAG
- a CDS encoding YciI family protein gives MFIVSLTYIKPPEEVDKFNLEHVEFLNKYYELGYFQLSGRKEPRTGGVILVTIDSRAVLDQILKQDPFYREGLANYEVTQILPTKSSQELEFLIEI, from the coding sequence ATGTTCATAGTATCTCTAACCTACATAAAGCCCCCTGAAGAGGTGGATAAGTTTAATTTAGAGCATGTTGAATTCTTGAATAAATACTACGAGCTTGGATATTTCCAGCTTTCTGGCCGTAAGGAGCCTCGCACAGGTGGGGTTATCCTGGTGACCATAGATAGTCGGGCCGTGTTAGACCAGATACTTAAACAAGATCCATTCTACCGTGAAGGGTTGGCTAATTATGAAGTGACACAAATTTTACCGACGAAATCCTCACAAGAGCTGGAATTTTTGATTGAGATTTAA
- a CDS encoding DUF2190 family protein codes for MKKAALRGLLYFYFFIERKNMATNFVQDGRMLDYTNSTSADITSG; via the coding sequence TTGAAGAAGGCCGCACTGCGCGGCCTTCTTTATTTCTACTTCTTTATCGAGAGAAAGAATATGGCTACTAATTTTGTACAAGACGGGCGCATGCTGGATTACACCAATAGCACCAGCGCAGATATTACCTCTGGCTAG
- a CDS encoding DUF2460 domain-containing protein — translation MAGHHACVGSLVGFQFKDASEFFADGEVIGYGSGSTVTYQLVKSYVFGSLSYQREIYKPVSGAVKIFADGQEVAAAIDYTTGQVELSATSDTEITKEGKFDVPVPFEDDVSFSIDNRHRVCSGSAELMEIRL, via the coding sequence ATCGCTGGACACCACGCCTGTGTCGGGAGCCTGGTGGGTTTTCAGTTTAAAGACGCCAGTGAATTTTTTGCCGATGGTGAGGTCATCGGTTACGGTAGTGGCAGTACAGTAACGTACCAGTTGGTAAAAAGCTATGTGTTTGGATCACTGTCTTATCAGCGCGAGATTTATAAACCGGTAAGTGGGGCGGTAAAGATTTTTGCTGATGGTCAGGAGGTAGCTGCCGCTATTGATTACACCACCGGTCAAGTGGAACTCAGTGCGACTTCCGATACAGAAATTACCAAGGAAGGTAAGTTCGATGTGCCGGTGCCCTTTGAGGATGATGTCAGCTTCAGTATTGATAATCGCCATAGGGTTTGTAGTGGGAGTGCCGAACTGATGGAGATTCGCCTGTGA
- a CDS encoding tyrosine-type recombinase/integrase produces the protein MFTEVRNATGLYIGLPKSQTPPSFHEVRSLASDRFKRMGYNVKSVQQLMAHTDERVTQSYQAGHGFDYKEISIYLDVKAIGREF, from the coding sequence ATGTTTACCGAAGTTCGCAACGCTACCGGACTTTACATCGGCTTACCTAAAAGCCAAACTCCACCCAGCTTCCACGAAGTGCGCAGTCTCGCATCAGACCGATTCAAGAGGATGGGGTATAACGTTAAGTCGGTGCAGCAGTTGATGGCGCATACTGATGAGCGGGTTACTCAGTCTTATCAGGCGGGACACGGTTTTGATTATAAGGAGATTAGTATCTATTTGGATGTGAAAGCAATCGGAAGAGAATTTTAA
- a CDS encoding polysaccharide biosynthesis/export family protein, producing MNKIIFTKSGHMITGKIKRFSFSLGLLVSFTCVQATALETQLIDEVASTELPQTGVPVFGQSLFQGAFKDQPFSGFNPDYRISVGDQVNLQLWGAYSFSATLPVDPKGNIFVPEVGPVHVAGVKNGVLNDFVLRHVKRVFKNNVQAYANLEASQPVKVFVTGYVSSPGLYNGFSSDSILYYLDSAGGIDELSGSFVDIKVMRQGAEIQKINLYSFLVDGIMPALQLRNGDVVVVGARNGSVTVEGAVQQAAQMEFTGPYTQLGEMLLVTKPDPQANFARITQVVDGIQQAKYMPLADAMTARLYPGAQVELVRDNDIQSISIRVSGELDGPATYVLPYGATLDQLLAQLDFRDNADKDSIQLYRNSVAERQRAALDRSLDALQMEVLTRQPNTDLEKTAQKDNAMMIQNFIEQARKAKPRGQVVIANNPNAASMLLEDGDELVVPIKSSTVSIVGEVIFPTSLVYNKKRTLEDYIELAGGFANNANRDELVILHLDGTISRIDDGDFDNRLGDRLRPGDEIMVMPKIQSSELQVTKDVTEILYRIAVGTAAVLSF from the coding sequence TTGAACAAAATTATTTTTACGAAGAGTGGACACATGATTACAGGGAAAATAAAACGCTTTAGTTTTAGCCTAGGGTTATTGGTTTCATTTACCTGTGTACAGGCTACAGCGCTGGAGACTCAACTGATAGATGAAGTAGCATCCACTGAATTACCTCAGACGGGAGTACCTGTTTTTGGGCAATCACTTTTTCAAGGGGCTTTTAAAGATCAGCCGTTTAGTGGTTTTAATCCCGATTATAGAATTTCAGTTGGGGATCAGGTTAACTTGCAGCTCTGGGGCGCTTATAGCTTTAGTGCAACATTACCAGTAGATCCTAAAGGTAATATATTTGTGCCAGAAGTGGGTCCTGTTCATGTTGCCGGAGTAAAAAATGGCGTCCTGAATGACTTTGTCCTTCGACATGTGAAGCGTGTATTTAAAAATAATGTACAAGCATATGCCAATTTGGAAGCAAGTCAGCCGGTAAAAGTATTTGTGACAGGCTACGTAAGTAGCCCAGGCCTCTATAACGGATTTAGTTCAGACTCTATTCTCTACTACCTAGATAGTGCTGGTGGTATTGACGAGCTAAGCGGGAGTTTTGTTGATATTAAAGTGATGCGCCAAGGTGCAGAAATCCAAAAAATCAATCTGTATAGCTTTTTGGTAGATGGCATTATGCCAGCACTTCAATTACGGAATGGTGATGTTGTGGTGGTTGGGGCACGCAACGGTTCCGTAACTGTCGAAGGGGCAGTGCAGCAAGCTGCACAAATGGAGTTTACAGGGCCTTATACCCAGCTTGGGGAAATGCTACTTGTGACCAAGCCGGACCCCCAAGCGAATTTCGCCCGAATCACCCAAGTGGTTGACGGGATTCAACAGGCAAAATACATGCCGTTGGCTGATGCAATGACAGCACGCCTATATCCTGGGGCACAGGTTGAGTTGGTAAGGGATAACGACATTCAATCTATTTCTATACGCGTTTCGGGAGAGCTCGACGGCCCGGCGACTTATGTGCTGCCCTATGGTGCGACTTTAGATCAACTTTTGGCTCAGTTGGACTTCCGTGACAATGCCGATAAGGATTCTATTCAGCTGTATCGCAACAGTGTTGCTGAACGTCAGCGAGCAGCCTTGGACCGTTCATTAGATGCTTTACAGATGGAGGTTCTCACTCGTCAGCCAAATACGGATCTGGAGAAAACGGCACAAAAAGACAATGCCATGATGATCCAGAACTTTATTGAGCAGGCTCGCAAAGCAAAACCCAGGGGGCAGGTAGTGATTGCCAATAACCCCAACGCGGCAAGCATGCTACTTGAAGATGGTGATGAGCTTGTGGTGCCTATCAAGTCTTCTACGGTATCGATTGTGGGTGAAGTTATCTTTCCAACCTCTCTGGTCTACAACAAAAAACGTACTTTGGAAGATTATATTGAGCTGGCCGGTGGGTTTGCTAACAATGCCAACCGAGATGAGCTGGTTATTTTACATCTTGATGGCACTATCAGCCGTATTGATGACGGTGATTTTGACAATCGACTGGGGGATCGTTTACGCCCAGGAGATGAAATTATGGTTATGCCGAAGATTCAATCTAGTGAATTGCAAGTTACTAAAGATGTAACGGAAATACTTTATCGCATAGCTGTCGGCACTGCGGCTGTTTTATCATTCTGA
- a CDS encoding DUF2190 family protein, with amino-acid sequence MVPVGVVLGIAMDDIAVGEFGVIAIDGVFTVPKVSAAEINQGETLTWVVASGSFDNNAATAVTDDITGATAFADEDAGSSVTSLAVKFTDVPCTVKSYVNHGSGPKSCRARISQMGQVRYLYRR; translated from the coding sequence GTGGTACCAGTCGGTGTAGTACTGGGTATAGCAATGGATGATATCGCCGTGGGTGAGTTCGGTGTGATTGCAATTGATGGCGTATTCACTGTGCCCAAGGTATCCGCTGCAGAGATCAATCAGGGGGAAACCCTAACCTGGGTGGTTGCCTCCGGCTCATTCGATAACAACGCAGCGACCGCAGTTACTGACGATATCACCGGCGCGACAGCCTTTGCCGATGAGGATGCGGGTTCCAGCGTTACCAGCCTCGCGGTCAAATTCACCGACGTACCATGTACTGTTAAATCCTATGTGAACCATGGATCTGGACCAAAGAGCTGTAGAGCGCGCATTTCGCAAATGGGGCAAGTCCGCTACCTATACAGACGGTAG
- a CDS encoding Type 1 glutamine amidotransferase-like domain-containing protein encodes MTKLFLTSYFAEVAGVIGDFDERIEGKRVTFIPTASLPEEITFYVEDAKKALEQLGLIVDKLEVSTASTGEIEDKLKNNEYIYVTGGNTYFLLQELRRSGADKILLEQIRLGKPYIGESAGTVVLSPNIAYIQEMDNPDAAKNLESYEGLNLVNFYPLPHYGNQPFKDSAELVISKYSNEIELSPFSNNQLIAVIDGEVETWSAVS; translated from the coding sequence ATGACCAAGCTATTCTTGACTTCATATTTTGCTGAGGTTGCTGGCGTAATCGGGGATTTTGATGAGCGGATTGAAGGGAAGAGGGTTACATTTATCCCTACTGCAAGCCTTCCCGAAGAGATTACTTTTTATGTGGAAGATGCCAAGAAGGCACTCGAGCAGTTAGGTCTTATTGTAGATAAATTAGAAGTGTCTACGGCTTCAACGGGTGAGATTGAAGATAAGCTTAAAAACAATGAGTATATCTACGTAACAGGTGGTAATACCTATTTCCTGCTTCAAGAGCTTAGGCGAAGTGGGGCCGACAAAATCCTGCTGGAGCAGATTAGGTTGGGTAAGCCCTATATAGGTGAGTCGGCAGGCACTGTAGTCCTGTCACCGAATATCGCATATATTCAGGAGATGGATAACCCCGATGCAGCGAAGAATCTAGAGTCTTATGAAGGGTTAAACCTTGTGAACTTCTATCCTCTGCCTCACTATGGAAATCAACCGTTTAAGGATTCTGCTGAGCTTGTTATTTCCAAATATTCAAACGAGATAGAATTATCTCCATTCAGTAACAATCAGTTGATCGCTGTAATCGATGGAGAAGTGGAGACCTGGAGTGCAGTGTCTTAG
- a CDS encoding ABC transporter ATP-binding protein — translation MIKLENLTKSYRTPHGRKVLFKDVSATFPEGKNIGILGRNGAGKSTLLRIMGGIDYPDYGKVITDQRISWPMGLSGGFQGSMTGRENVAFICGIHGIWGGAQRKVMDRVQDFAEIGNYFDVPVKSYSSGMRSRLAFGLSISVDFDIYLVDEVMSVGDAHFKRKCEEVISEKRKDSSFIIVAHAMQMLKKNCDVGIYLDSGGLKIFDAVEDAIDLYKGDGASKAEKLQSQSKNDKATSSVKV, via the coding sequence GTGATTAAGTTAGAAAATTTAACAAAGTCGTACCGCACTCCCCATGGTCGAAAAGTACTTTTTAAAGATGTTAGTGCAACTTTTCCTGAGGGAAAGAATATCGGCATTTTAGGGCGTAATGGCGCAGGCAAGTCAACATTGTTGCGTATTATGGGGGGGATTGATTACCCGGACTATGGGAAAGTAATCACTGACCAAAGAATCTCCTGGCCTATGGGGTTATCCGGAGGCTTTCAAGGCAGTATGACTGGGCGTGAAAATGTAGCTTTCATCTGCGGCATACATGGTATTTGGGGTGGGGCGCAGAGAAAAGTGATGGATCGGGTCCAGGATTTTGCTGAGATCGGTAACTATTTTGATGTGCCTGTAAAAAGTTACTCTTCTGGGATGCGCTCTCGCTTGGCTTTTGGACTAAGTATATCTGTAGATTTTGATATTTACCTGGTTGATGAAGTTATGTCTGTTGGAGATGCACACTTTAAGAGAAAGTGTGAGGAAGTGATATCTGAGAAACGCAAAGACTCCTCCTTTATAATCGTTGCGCATGCCATGCAAATGCTGAAAAAAAATTGTGATGTTGGTATTTATTTAGACTCTGGTGGTCTGAAAATCTTTGATGCGGTAGAGGACGCTATAGATCTATATAAAGGAGATGGGGCAAGCAAGGCTGAAAAGTTACAGTCTCAATCTAAAAATGATAAAGCCACCTCATCCGTGAAAGTATAA
- a CDS encoding ABC transporter permease, with protein MESSAQRSVWQIQRDVIYALLVREMKTRFGKWRLGYAWVLIEPSLHVLVLVAVFSLAGREFYPGVPTELFMLGGIAPFLYFSHCFSKGLAAVESNRGLFNYRQLRPFDAVLSRVFLEFVIFLTTLTVLIVIFAWFGVSTEFNNFLLLVAVNLLFFCFCLGLSLVLCVVGVKFPELAKLSPVIVRPLYFLSGVFFSLEQIPKEYHSYLVWNPLLHVIELTREGLFANYQGMFGSLGYLGLSSVTMLAFGLLCYRANWRDLVTSR; from the coding sequence ATGGAGTCCTCTGCCCAACGCTCGGTCTGGCAAATTCAGCGAGACGTGATTTATGCACTGTTAGTGCGTGAGATGAAAACTCGCTTCGGCAAGTGGCGACTGGGATATGCCTGGGTACTGATTGAGCCATCTCTGCACGTGCTGGTGTTGGTTGCTGTGTTTAGTCTAGCTGGGCGAGAATTCTACCCGGGTGTTCCAACAGAACTGTTTATGCTTGGAGGAATAGCCCCATTTCTATATTTCAGTCATTGTTTTAGTAAAGGTTTAGCTGCGGTTGAGTCGAATCGGGGGTTGTTTAACTATCGACAGCTCAGGCCCTTTGATGCGGTATTGAGTCGCGTTTTCCTTGAATTTGTTATCTTCCTGACGACCCTTACCGTATTAATAGTTATCTTTGCATGGTTTGGAGTTTCTACAGAGTTTAATAATTTTTTACTTTTGGTGGCTGTAAATTTACTGTTTTTTTGCTTTTGCCTCGGCCTCAGTTTGGTACTCTGTGTTGTAGGCGTTAAGTTTCCTGAACTGGCAAAGTTGTCCCCAGTAATTGTTCGCCCTTTATATTTCCTGTCCGGAGTATTCTTCTCACTAGAGCAGATCCCAAAAGAGTATCATTCTTATTTGGTATGGAACCCTTTGCTACACGTTATTGAGTTGACTCGAGAGGGCTTGTTTGCCAATTACCAGGGAATGTTTGGCAGCTTGGGATACTTAGGGCTGTCTTCAGTAACGATGTTGGCCTTTGGTTTACTGTGTTACAGGGCAAATTGGCGTGACTTGGTAACTAGCCGGTGA